The Flammeovirga agarivorans DNA window TAACTTCCATAGGTTCCTTTTCTACCTCTAAGGTGTGTGTTACCGGAATACCTTTGTCGTTCATAAATGTAATCTGATAATCTTTTTCTTCTTCAAGGTAGAATTGAAGAATGTCATTCATATCTTTCAGTGGTCCAGCAGTTTTACCATTTTCAATAATTTTTCTATCTAGTGAAACGGTAATTTCAGATTCGACTCTATTATTACTTATCAGCGAACATGTTTTATCTTTAAACATTTTAATTCGAACTGCTACTTTTCCTTCTTGATCAGCATGACTAGCTTGTTCCTTCTTCCATAATTTAATGTAACGATCTGTGACGTTATGAGCATGAACATATTTAATCGAATAATCCCAGACTAGAGGGAAGGCATGTTCGGCAGGTTTCCAAGAAGAAGCATAGATCCAGTTTTTAGGATCTTCCGTATTTGCAGCACCTGCATCAGCTAAAAACCACCCTTTGTCTAATCCAGAAGGGTAGTACTCTGTAAAATACCACTTGCCATTTACCCATACTTCGTTCCAGTTATGGTTGCCCTCTTTTAGTGTCCAATTAGGAGTGCCAGCCAATCTTGCTGGGATTCCCACAGCCCTAAAAGCATCTGCTAATAATACTGATAATCCAGAACATGAAGCCAAACCTTGATCTATAGATTCATAAGGCGACTGATCGGGTTTTTCTCTTTCTGTAGAATATTTTACTTCTACAATATCAATAATGGTATCATTAATAACTTGAATAGCTTCTTCTAATGATTTGCAATCTTTAACAATCGGTGCAAATCTTTGGTAGAAGTCTTTTCTCCAGTCATCTCTTCTTTCATTCATTAATGCATAGGGTAATACATCATTGTAAAAGATAGAATCGGGAATAGATTTTCCCCATAAGAATTCATTTTTAGCTTGATATGCCAATTGAACATTTTCTAATAAATAAGCGGACGAAAGTGTTCTGAGATCTCTTTCAGGCATATAGGCAATAAGAAACGCCATACCGTTTTTCATTTCAGTAGGTATATCTTCTAAAGCTGCTTCAATGTCTTGTCTATTGTCTCCTGCTTTTGTTAATGCACGATCAAGCAGCGAGTGGTATTGTTGATCGATTCCTTGGTATTTAGCTGAACATCCCATTAAAAGTAGTAGTACTGAGATGTTTAAAAAAAAGTATTTCATTTTCATATAGTAAGATTGATAATCTTTTGATGAGCTGAAAGTACTAATATTTTCTTGTTTATGCTTGTTTGTGCTTGTTATTACTTTTTAATAAATGAAAACAATGCAAGTTTTTGAGTGATCTATAAAAAAGGCGAGCTCATTACATAATAAGCTCGCCTTTTTTGCCCTTTTTATTCTGATTTATATAGCCTCTGCAATAAGTTCTTCTAATTGAGTAGAAGCAGGTGCAGGAGCAAAAGCATCAATAATATTACCTTCTTGATTAATCAATATAAACCTTGGTAGTCCAAAAATTTTATATCCAGAATAGAACCTGTCTACATTTGAAGTCCATACATTATCATTAATTTCAAGATTGTTGTTTTCCATATAATTTTTCCACATTTGTTGGTCTCTATCTACACTTAATGTGATAAAATTGATTTTGTTATGATCATACTTGTTTCGTAATGAGTTCATATCTATCAGTTGATTTTCACACTTAGTACACCAAGTCGCCCAAACGTTGATATAGACCAATTTCCCTTTATATTGGTTGATGTCGAAAAACTTTCCATTACTCGTGAATGTATCTTTGATTTCGGGGGCAGGGTTTCCATTCTTTATCGTTGAATGTTTTTTAATCAATGCAATCAGGTCATTCTTATGAGAAAACTCTGGGAAGTCCTGCAAAAATTGATACAATAAAGTTTCTGAATTATGATTAAACCCATAATTAGTAATAGATCTACTCACATCAGAAGCGATAAGTTTTTCTTTAATATTATTGGGTAGGTTAGAGCGTTTGTATTCATCAGCTCTTAAAGCGTAATAAAATTCACCACTCTTCTGGTAAATAACATTGTTGAAATATTTCACATCACTATAATGTGGAATGTAATACGATAAATAATTGAAATTTTGTTGGTATAATTCATCGATAATCGAAAGGTCAAAGTTTTTAATATCTGCTTTATCGTCTAATACATATTCCTCTTCTCTTGCTCTTCTTGTTTGAAGATCATAATTGATGCGGATAAATGAAGTTTCTATCTGTATGATTTGTAATAATACCTCTTTCTGATGTTTTTTCAGGTTTTCACTGATTTTGGATGTCATTTCATTTTCTAAATCCTTGATGGTTTTATTAAAATCAAGAATAGAAAGGTCTTTATAATTGATATTTTCATATACTCCATCAAAAGTACGCTGAATCTCATATAGGGATTGATTGTATGCTGCATTGTCTCCTTTAAAAACTACGTCTCCATCTTCTTTTGTGATTTCGATACTTTGCCCAGGAGATACTAAGAACTCTAAATCAAAGTTGTCATCATGAATGGTTAAATACGAGGTGGCATCAATGGAATAGTTATATTCTGCTTCGCTAACTTTATTTAAAGAGACTTTTTCCTCAGTTGCATTTAATGGGCTGTACTTTACCGCCGTAATGCTTTTGCCAGAATTACTTTTGTAATAAATACTCCCTTTTTTAGGAGTACAACTGACCAATAATAAGATCAGTGAGAGAGTAGTATACACAAGTCGCATGTTTGATTTAGTTTAGTGAAGTTTGATTAGTAAAGAATACTAGAATTTTTATGCCAACTTTTTGTGTTTACTATAGATATGTATTTTAAGTTGAAGTAGAGAGTGTATCAAATATCTCTACTTCAACTATTTTATTATTAGTGAATTACCATAAGAATCGAATAGTAGAATGGTATTCCTATCAACACATTGACAGGAAAAGTAATCCCCAAGGCCATAGGTAAATATAACCCCGGATTAGCTTCTGGTAGAGCATTCTTCATTGCAGCTGGTACAGCGATGTAAGACGCACTTGCTCCAAGAATGGAGAAAAGAAGTTGATTACCAATATTATCAGTGATTTCTATACTTATAAGTAAAGCGATTAAACCATAAATAAAAGGCATTATTGTAGAAAATAAGAAAGGGTAGATGCCTTTACTGATCATGGCTGAAAGTTGTTTTCCACTGGTAATCCCCATATCAAGTAAGAAAATAACTAAGAAGCCTTTGAATATATCTGTGGTGAAAGGTTTAATTCCATCAGCTTGTTCTTTGGTAGCAAAAAATCCAATCAATAAACTACCTAGAATTAAAAACACACTTGCATTTGTTACAGCATGTTTAAAAATACTTTTAATAGAGTTTTCTTGTTTGTCAGTTGTATTGTTTTCCTTGAAGTAGTTATACAGTAACACACCAATCACAATAGCTGGAGCCTCCATAATTGCCATAACAGCTATCATATGTCCTCCAAAATGTATTTGTTCAAAATCTAAGAAAGAGGCTGCAGTTACAAAAGTTACAGCACTAACAGATCCATAAGAAGCTGCAATAGCACAGGCATTGGCCGCACTCATTTTTCTTCTAAGTATCAGAAAAGAAATAATAGGGACAATGGTCGCTAATAATATTCCTGAAAGTAAACTCCAGATAATTTCAGTTGTGATACCGTTGTGAGACAATTCCTGTCCTCCCTTAAAACCAATTGATATTAAAAGGTAAATAGACATAAACTTAGAAGAGTTCTCTGGAACTTTTAGGTCACTTTTTAGCTGTACAGCCAATACGCCTAATAAGAAGAATAATAATGCAGGATTTGTTATGTTCTCTAAGAGGTTCATGATAAAGTTTTAGACTTTATGAAAATTAATTTGTTGCGACCGATGAGTTTGTTTACCCATCGGTTTTTTGCAGAGTGAATTCTAAAAAAAAGACAATTACTAATCGATTTTAATAATTGTCTTTTTTGAATATGAAATCTTTTTACCAAACTTCTCAAGTTCTAGGAGAGCAGAATGCAATGAGAGCGAAGAGATGTTTTTTATCTCAAACTCGTTGGGGGAAATCCAATCAATAGTAAATTCATCTTTTTCACCTTTTTCAGATAGGACTTTTTGAATGATTTCTGAAATAGAAATCCCTTGTTTAATGTGTGAGTGTACACTTGTTTGAGCTGCTGTTTCCATAAAATTACGGTTAAATGTTATAGTCATTAGAATTGAATTTTAATTGTTTGTTGCTGCAAATATGTGTATAATTAATCATAAGTTTTTATTTATAAAATTTATAATATACATAAATAATAGTTTATGAATTATACTTTACATCAGTTAAGAGTGTTCTTGAAAGTATTTGAATTACAGAGTATTACTAAGGCTTCGGAAGAGCTTTTTCTAACACAGCCAGCAGTGTCGATACAGTTGAAAAAATTTCAAGAACAGTTTAAAATACCACTTACAGAAACCATAGGTAGGCAGTTGTTTTTTACAGAATTTGGAAAAGAGGTCGTAGAAATTTGTAAAAATATTTTAGGTGAGGCAGATAAATTTCAATCACTCACAGACCAATACAATGGATTGCTTACGGGTAAAATTAATATCTCGGTGGTGTCAACAGGAAAGTATGTCATTCCTTATTTCATACAATCCTTTATGAAAAAATATCCTCAGGTTGAGTTGAAGATCGATGTGTCCAATAAATTAAAAGTTGTAGAAAGTTTGGAACGCAATGCTACTGATTTTGCTTTGGTTTCTGTAATACCAGATAATTTGGAACTAGAAATACTTCAATTAATGGAAAATAAACTCTATTTGATAGGCTCAGCAGATCTCTCTGATAAAATTACAACGAAGAAACTTTCTAAGATGAATATGATTTTTAGAGAGCAGGGGTCCGCTACTCGATTGGCAATGGAAGAGTTCTTAGAAAAAAGGAAGTTGAAATATGAAAAGTCTATTGAATTAGTTTCTAATGAGGCGGTAAAACAGACGGTAAATGCGGGGATTGGTGTTTCAGTAATGCCTTTGATTGGATTAAAAAATGAGTTGGCCAACGGCTCTTTAAAAGTGATTCCTATGAGAGGACTACCAATAGTAACCAATTGGAACTTTGTCTACAATAAAAATAAGAACTTACTTCCTGCATCAGCAGCCTTAATTCAGCATATAAATGAGCACAGAGAGGAAATTATCGATAAGTATTTTTCTTGGGCTATAGATAAGAGATAAAAAAACGGATACACCGAAAGATGTATCCGTTATATATTGGTTGTCGTTGTAAATTAAACTACAACGTTTACAATTCTCTTTGGAACGAAGATAAACTTCTTCACAGGCTTACCATCCACCCATTTTTGTACAATCTCATTGGCGAATACCGCTTCTTTTGCTTCTTCTTGAGAGATGTCAACAGGTAAATCAAGTTTTACTCTCATTTTACCGTTAATTGAAACAGGGTAAGTATGAGAAGCTTCAACTAATAGTGAGGCATCAAATGATGGGAATTCAGCATTGATAATACTGTCTTGGTTTCCTAAAGCCTCATGCCATAGCTCTTCAGCAATGTGTGGGGCAAAAGGAGATAAGATCACTAATAGTTTCTCTAATACTTCTTTTTTATGGCATTTAGCAGAGGCTAATTCATTAACACAAACCATAAATGCAGGAACTGTAGTGTTTAAGCTTAAGCTTTCCATATCTTCACCTGCTTTTTTGATTGTTTTGTGCAAGATCTTCAATTCTTCAGGAGTTGCTTTCTCATCAACAACTACCAATTGACCCGCATCGTTGTAGAACAATCTCCAAAGTTTACGTAAGAACTTCCAAACACCATCAATACCTTGCATTGACCATGGCTTTGATTGCTCAATTGGTCCTAAGAACATTTCGTATAAACGAAGAGTATCCGCACCATATTTCTCAATCACAACATCTGGGTTAACTACATTGTATTTAGATTTTGACATCTTTTCTACAACGTGTCCACAAATGTATTTTCCATCTTCTAGAATGAATTCAGCATTCTCGTAATCTTTACGCCATTGCTTGAATTTTTCTGTATCTAATACGTCATTCTCAACGATGTTAACATCAACGTATAAAGGTTGTACTTCATAGTCTTTCTTAAGACCGTGTGATACAAACTGGTTGGTACCTTTAACTCTGTAAACAAAGTTCGAACGACCTTGGATCATACCTTGGTTTACGATTCTTTGGAATGGCTCTTCATGACCGATGAAGCCCATATCGTATAAGAACATATTCCAGAATCTAGAGTACAATAAGTGGCCAGTAGCATGCTCTGTACCACCTACATATAAATCTACTTGGTTCCAGTATTCAGCAGCTTCTTTGCTTACGAAAGCCTCTTTATTTTGAGGATCCATATAGCGTAAGAAGTACCAAGAAGAACCTGCCCAACCTGGCATTGTAGTTAATTCGTAATTGTATTGATTATCGAACTTCCAATCTTTAGCATTACCTAATGGAGGATCACCTTCTGGAGTAGGTAAGTAGTTTTCTACTTCTGGTAAATCCAATGGAAGTTGGTTGTCAGGAACTAAGTGAGGTGTACCGTCGTTGTCGAAATAAACAGGAACTGGCTCACCCCAATAACGTTGACGAGAGAAAACAGCATCACGAATTCTAAAATTCACTTTCGCTTTACCTTTTCCTTCAGTAACTAATTTATCGATAGCTACTTTGATCGCTTCATCAGATTCTAAACCGTTAAGGAAACCTGAGTTGATCATTTTGCCTTTTTTCACTTCAGTAGGATCTTCCATGTCTTCAGTGCCTTCGATCACTCTTACGATAGGTAAGTCGAAGTTGTTTGCAAAACGGAAGTCTCTATCATCAGAAGATGGTACAGCCATAACGACACCAGTACCATAACCTGCTAATACATAGTCAGCAATCCATAAAGGTACTTTCTCACCTGAAAGTGGATTGATAACGTAAGACCCTGTAAATACACCAGAAACAGTTTTAACATCAGATTGACGCTCTCTTTCAGATCTATTTTTTGCAGTCTCTACATATTCATCAACAGCAGCTTTTTGTTCAGCTGTAGTTAATTCTGGGATTAATTCATGCTCAGGAGCAAGAACAACATAAGTAACACCGAAAGTAGTGTCAACTCTAGTAGTAAATGCAGTTAATGTAATATCACTATCTGCTACTTTAAAATCGATTTCACAACCAATAGATTTACCAATCCAGTTACGTTGCATTTCTTTTAAAGCATCTGACCAGTTTAAGCCTTCTAAATTGTTCAATAGACGATCTGCATATGCAGTAATACGCATCATCCATTGTTTCATTTTTTTACGCTCAACTGGGTGTCCACCACGCTCAGAAACACCATCTTTAACTTCGTCATTTGCAAGTACAGTACCCAAAGCTGGACACCAGTTTACCATTGCTTCAGACAAGAAAGTTAAACGGTATTGTAATAAGATTTGAGATTGCTCTAATTCAGAGAAACCTTTCCATTCTTCAGCAGTGAATTGTGTTGCATCATCATCACATTCAGCATTGATTCCTGCAGAACCATTGGCTTTAAAATGAGCAACTAATTCAGAAATATCTTTTGCTTTGTCAGCATCTTTATCATACCACGCATTGAATAATTGTTGGAAAATCCATTGTGTCCAACGGTAATATTCAGGAGATGATGTCTGAACTTCACGGTTCCAGTCAAAGCTGAATCCGATTTTATTCATCTGACCTTTGAAAGTACTGATATTTGCCTCTGTAGTAATTGCAGGGTGTTGCCCTGTTTCAATGGCATATTGCTCAGCAGGAAGACCAAAAGAGTCAAAGCCCATTGGGTGAAGTACATTGAATCCTTTTAATCGTTTGAAACGAGAAACGATATCTGATGCAATATATCCCATAGGGTGACCTACATGAAGGCCAGCTCCCGAAGGATAAGGGAACATATCCAATGCATAAAACTTAGGCTTATTTGTATCAACATCTGTTTTGTAGATGTTGTTATCTTGCCAATACTTTTGCCACTTAGGCTCAAATGAATTATGGTTAAATTCAGACATACTTTATATTGTATTCTAAAAATGTAAATGCTTTATTGTTTGATTTCACAGGATTTCCTATAAAAAATCAAGCAAAGATATAAATATTTACCTTTTGTTTGATGTCTGAATGAGGGGAATATCAGTTTTTCAAAAAAGAAAAAAATAAACGTTAACTACAACACTTCTTTAACAGTAAATTTTCTACCATTAAAGGTCACTTCATCATTCTGAGATTTACCCACAAATAATTTTCCAATAGGGGATTGAGTAGAGATGACAAATACCAATTGGTTATCGAATGTGACTTGCCCTAAACTTATCGAAAGGTAATACATTCCTACATTAGTCATCACTAAACTTCCTGGTCCAATAGTCGTTTCATCATTCTCTTTTAATTCTTCAATAACGCGTAATAGTTGAAGGTTTTGAGATAGTTGTTCACCCATTTTTTCCTTTTCTAAATGGGCCATCGCTCTAGCAGTATCATGTTTGTCTCCAGCTGTACTTCTTGTTTCTGCATTCGCAGAATTCTGAGCAGAATTCATTGCTTCTTCGGCAGATTTAATTTTCTGTACTACAATTTCCTTACAATGGTTTTTTAATCTTGTTTTGAAATCTTTGTTCATTTTATGTTTTGATAATAAGTACTGGAGAATGAATAATAGTTTACGATAATAATCATTTCTTCCTCAATTCTGTTGCAGTGATCCCAAATTTTTCAAGAATACTTTTTGATAAATGTCCTATGTCACTGAAACCATATTCATTAGCGATTTGTCCTAATGTCTTATTTGTATGTAGAATTTCTTCTTTGGCTTTAAGTATTCTTTGTTCTTTGTAGTACTTATAGATGGTAATATTAAAAAGGTCCTTAAAGATAGTAGTCAGTCGATTTTTATTGATACCATATTTTTTGGCTAACTCTTCTAATTTAGGTTTCTCCTTAAGGTTTTTCTCAATATTATCTTTAATCAAATAAGCACTTTCAATTTCGTTGTCCTGAAAAATGGAATTAATAAATGAATCTTCAGCGGAGTAAAAAATGCTTTTAATAATAATCGCAAGCTCATTAATTTTCCCAAAAATCCATTGTTTTTTATACTTGTCATGAATCAATTTTCTGGCACTATCAGAAAGTGATAATTTCCAGTTGATCATATTTTCATTACCTGTATGATAAAAAAATGAATTGGTTCTGTCTACAATTTCTAATATGTCATCTCCTAATCGCTTACGATTAAAGTGACAGACAACAGAGTTTTTAAGCGTATTTTCTTTATATGAGAGTCGAACACTTTCAGTTCCTTTGAGTAATACAAAACCATTAGGAATACCAAATTCGAATTTTACTTTTCCATTATCATATAAGACGTTGTTCTCAAAACAAATAATGGTGAAATCAAATTCTTTATCATTACTCAAGGTTACTGTATAGTCTTTTTTGTTGAAGTGTTTATGAGCAATGATTCTAATATTTTTGAAATGATCTAATATAACCGAGACACCATTGAAATAATCATTATCAGCTTCTACTAAATAACCATCTTTGATTTTAGCACCGATGTTTTCAGCAAAGAATTCTATATAGGGTTTGTCTTTGGGTTTATTGTTAAATGAAAATCTACTCATAATTATCTATTCCAAATCAATATCGAATATATAGTGCAATAAAGTAATGTAGTGTTTATGATAAAGGGTGAATTTTACTTATATAATATACTAAGAAATTATAGTTTTTGATAACAAAAAAAGGCGTACTCTCGTACGCCTCTTCGATTTATGTGAGTTGTTTATAACTATTCTTCAGTAGATACTATTTCTTCTGAAGATTCAATGTTGATATTGGAAAAAATATCTACTTGACCTCTTGTTAGGTCCTCTAGAGTTTCTCTTTCTCTAATTAAATGAGCTTCACCATTGTAGACCAATACTTCTGCAGGTCTAAAACGAGAGTTATAATTAGAAGCCATGCTGTAAGAATAAGCACCAGCATTTTGGATAGATAAAATATCACCAACGCGGATCTCATTGATCTTTCTGTCGTATCCAAATGTATCTGTTTCACAAATGTAACCTACAACATCGTAGACTCTGTTTGGTCCTTGAGGATTAGATACATTAATGATGTGATGGTAAGCATCATACATCATTGGTCTGATTAAGTGATTTAGACCTGAATTAACTCCAGCAAATACAGCAGCAGGTGAGTGCTTTAATACATTCACTTTCGTCAGTAAATGACCAGATTCTGAAACTAGATATTTACCTGGCTCAAACCAAAGTTCCAAGTCTCTACCATAACTCTTACAAAATTCTTT harbors:
- a CDS encoding sodium-dependent bicarbonate transport family permease, with protein sequence MNLLENITNPALLFFLLGVLAVQLKSDLKVPENSSKFMSIYLLISIGFKGGQELSHNGITTEIIWSLLSGILLATIVPIISFLILRRKMSAANACAIAASYGSVSAVTFVTAASFLDFEQIHFGGHMIAVMAIMEAPAIVIGVLLYNYFKENNTTDKQENSIKSIFKHAVTNASVFLILGSLLIGFFATKEQADGIKPFTTDIFKGFLVIFLLDMGITSGKQLSAMISKGIYPFLFSTIMPFIYGLIALLISIEITDNIGNQLLFSILGASASYIAVPAAMKNALPEANPGLYLPMALGITFPVNVLIGIPFYYSILMVIH
- a CDS encoding helix-turn-helix transcriptional regulator, with product MSRFSFNNKPKDKPYIEFFAENIGAKIKDGYLVEADNDYFNGVSVILDHFKNIRIIAHKHFNKKDYTVTLSNDKEFDFTIICFENNVLYDNGKVKFEFGIPNGFVLLKGTESVRLSYKENTLKNSVVCHFNRKRLGDDILEIVDRTNSFFYHTGNENMINWKLSLSDSARKLIHDKYKKQWIFGKINELAIIIKSIFYSAEDSFINSIFQDNEIESAYLIKDNIEKNLKEKPKLEELAKKYGINKNRLTTIFKDLFNITIYKYYKEQRILKAKEEILHTNKTLGQIANEYGFSDIGHLSKSILEKFGITATELRKK
- a CDS encoding GreA/GreB family elongation factor, which codes for MNKDFKTRLKNHCKEIVVQKIKSAEEAMNSAQNSANAETRSTAGDKHDTARAMAHLEKEKMGEQLSQNLQLLRVIEELKENDETTIGPGSLVMTNVGMYYLSISLGQVTFDNQLVFVISTQSPIGKLFVGKSQNDEVTFNGRKFTVKEVL
- the leuS gene encoding leucine--tRNA ligase; this translates as MSEFNHNSFEPKWQKYWQDNNIYKTDVDTNKPKFYALDMFPYPSGAGLHVGHPMGYIASDIVSRFKRLKGFNVLHPMGFDSFGLPAEQYAIETGQHPAITTEANISTFKGQMNKIGFSFDWNREVQTSSPEYYRWTQWIFQQLFNAWYDKDADKAKDISELVAHFKANGSAGINAECDDDATQFTAEEWKGFSELEQSQILLQYRLTFLSEAMVNWCPALGTVLANDEVKDGVSERGGHPVERKKMKQWMMRITAYADRLLNNLEGLNWSDALKEMQRNWIGKSIGCEIDFKVADSDITLTAFTTRVDTTFGVTYVVLAPEHELIPELTTAEQKAAVDEYVETAKNRSERERQSDVKTVSGVFTGSYVINPLSGEKVPLWIADYVLAGYGTGVVMAVPSSDDRDFRFANNFDLPIVRVIEGTEDMEDPTEVKKGKMINSGFLNGLESDEAIKVAIDKLVTEGKGKAKVNFRIRDAVFSRQRYWGEPVPVYFDNDGTPHLVPDNQLPLDLPEVENYLPTPEGDPPLGNAKDWKFDNQYNYELTTMPGWAGSSWYFLRYMDPQNKEAFVSKEAAEYWNQVDLYVGGTEHATGHLLYSRFWNMFLYDMGFIGHEEPFQRIVNQGMIQGRSNFVYRVKGTNQFVSHGLKKDYEVQPLYVDVNIVENDVLDTEKFKQWRKDYENAEFILEDGKYICGHVVEKMSKSKYNVVNPDVVIEKYGADTLRLYEMFLGPIEQSKPWSMQGIDGVWKFLRKLWRLFYNDAGQLVVVDEKATPEELKILHKTIKKAGEDMESLSLNTTVPAFMVCVNELASAKCHKKEVLEKLLVILSPFAPHIAEELWHEALGNQDSIINAEFPSFDASLLVEASHTYPVSINGKMRVKLDLPVDISQEEAKEAVFANEIVQKWVDGKPVKKFIFVPKRIVNVVV
- a CDS encoding LysR family transcriptional regulator; amino-acid sequence: MNYTLHQLRVFLKVFELQSITKASEELFLTQPAVSIQLKKFQEQFKIPLTETIGRQLFFTEFGKEVVEICKNILGEADKFQSLTDQYNGLLTGKINISVVSTGKYVIPYFIQSFMKKYPQVELKIDVSNKLKVVESLERNATDFALVSVIPDNLELEILQLMENKLYLIGSADLSDKITTKKLSKMNMIFREQGSATRLAMEEFLEKRKLKYEKSIELVSNEAVKQTVNAGIGVSVMPLIGLKNELANGSLKVIPMRGLPIVTNWNFVYNKNKNLLPASAALIQHINEHREEIIDKYFSWAIDKR
- a CDS encoding TlpA family protein disulfide reductase gives rise to the protein MRLVYTTLSLILLLVSCTPKKGSIYYKSNSGKSITAVKYSPLNATEEKVSLNKVSEAEYNYSIDATSYLTIHDDNFDLEFLVSPGQSIEITKEDGDVVFKGDNAAYNQSLYEIQRTFDGVYENINYKDLSILDFNKTIKDLENEMTSKISENLKKHQKEVLLQIIQIETSFIRINYDLQTRRAREEEYVLDDKADIKNFDLSIIDELYQQNFNYLSYYIPHYSDVKYFNNVIYQKSGEFYYALRADEYKRSNLPNNIKEKLIASDVSRSITNYGFNHNSETLLYQFLQDFPEFSHKNDLIALIKKHSTIKNGNPAPEIKDTFTSNGKFFDINQYKGKLVYINVWATWCTKCENQLIDMNSLRNKYDHNKINFITLSVDRDQQMWKNYMENNNLEINDNVWTSNVDRFYSGYKIFGLPRFILINQEGNIIDAFAPAPASTQLEELIAEAI
- a CDS encoding transglutaminase-like domain-containing protein, translating into MKYFFLNISVLLLLMGCSAKYQGIDQQYHSLLDRALTKAGDNRQDIEAALEDIPTEMKNGMAFLIAYMPERDLRTLSSAYLLENVQLAYQAKNEFLWGKSIPDSIFYNDVLPYALMNERRDDWRKDFYQRFAPIVKDCKSLEEAIQVINDTIIDIVEVKYSTEREKPDQSPYESIDQGLASCSGLSVLLADAFRAVGIPARLAGTPNWTLKEGNHNWNEVWVNGKWYFTEYYPSGLDKGWFLADAGAANTEDPKNWIYASSWKPAEHAFPLVWDYSIKYVHAHNVTDRYIKLWKKEQASHADQEGKVAVRIKMFKDKTCSLISNNRVESEITVSLDRKIIENGKTAGPLKDMNDILQFYLEEEKDYQITFMNDKGIPVTHTLEVEKEPMEVTLYHSEKPGKTHFPSK